The following DNA comes from Hallerella porci.
GTGCTGAGGAAATTGAAGACCGGGTTATTCGACATCTCAAAGCGATGTAGAACAGAATCTGAAATAATGTCTAAGAAGCTTTCGCTTTAGGGATAGTGACCCCTTGGGGCGGCTCTGTGGTGCCGTTTTATGAGGTTGGGCGGGAATGGAGTGAACCGGGCGACCCATAAAATATAGCCCGATCCGCACGAAGTGCGGGGAACGCCCAAATGCAAATCTTTCCGACGAAGTCGAAGAAAAGAACGGCACAGCTGCGAAAGGCGAGTGCCGCGACGGGGTGCTTGCACACCGGCATGGTCGAGCCGAAGCAGATGGCGCTTGCGCCACTTCTTCAAGAAGGGAACCGACATCGAGCTCAAGCAGATTGTGGCCAAGATGAGTAAGTCCCTCAAGAACGTGGTGAACCCGGACGATGTCGTTCAGAAATACGGCGCGGATTCGCTTCGCTTGTACGAAATGTTCATGGACCCGCTGGATGCCGTGAAGCCGTGGCAGACCAAGGGCATCGAAGGCATGAACGGTATGAGACCGTTCGGCCAAGCCTCACTCTCGCCACCGCCTCAGCTTAACGCATGAGGCTATGTGGCTCACGGCCTCGGCCGCGCCTGGCGTTCCGTGGTGGGCGACAGCGATGAAGCCCCGGTCTTTGTGGATGAAACCGCTCCGGAAGCCATCGAAAAGGTGATGCACCAGACCGTCATCAAGGTGACAAGCGACATTGAGAACATGAGCTTCAATACCGCGATTAGCCAGCTGATGATCTTCAACAACGAAATGATGAAGATGGACAAGCGCTACCGCGAACCGTGCGAAACCTTCGTGAAGCTGTTGCACCCGTTCGCCCCGCATATCGCCGAAGAAATGTGGAGCATCCTCGGACACAACGAATCGCTCACGAACGTCGCCTGGCCCAAAGCCGACGCTTCCAAAGCCGAAGAATCCTCCGTGGAAGTCGTTTTCCAGGTAAACGGAAAAGTCCGCGCCAAAGCGCAAGTCGCCAAGGACATGGACAAGGCCGCACTCGAAAAACTTGCCCTTGATAATGACCGAGTAAAAGAATTTATGGCGTGCAAAACCGTCGTGAAGTCCATTGTCGTGCCGGGCAAGCTTGTGAACATCGTGGTGAAATAAAGGTCCCTGAGCAGGTTGGCGAGCGTCTGTCCTCGCTTGACGGGGATGCCGAACCAACCGAAGGTCCGAACAGCCCTTAGTGAACCAAGCCTCCCTGCGGGGAGAAGGATCTAAAAGCATTGAAAAGGCGTTCCCTGTGGAACGCCTTTTTTGTGTGGAAATTATTTTACCAGGTCGTTTTTACTTCGTAAAGCGGAATTTTTGTGTCTCGCGTTATTATCGTCA
Coding sequences within:
- a CDS encoding class I tRNA ligase family protein; translated protein: MGDSDEAPVFVDETAPEAIEKVMHQTVIKVTSDIENMSFNTAISQLMIFNNEMMKMDKRYREPCETFVKLLHPFAPHIAEEMWSILGHNESLTNVAWPKADASKAEESSVEVVFQVNGKVRAKAQVAKDMDKAALEKLALDNDRVKEFMACKTVVKSIVVPGKLVNIVVK
- a CDS encoding class I tRNA ligase family protein, producing MRHFFKKGTDIELKQIVAKMSKSLKNVVNPDDVVQKYGADSLRLYEMFMDPLDAVKPWQTKGIEGMNGMRPFGQASLSPPPQLNA